The following proteins are co-located in the Pyricularia oryzae 70-15 chromosome 1, whole genome shotgun sequence genome:
- a CDS encoding HIRA-interacting protein 5, whose amino-acid sequence MTATKLLRTSMSVLWRPRQVRTSAVTYSICNLATRRAVHSSSKPLWAVVPRRPKLQTQQLRGGISGGADSRRTIFIQTEPTPNSDALKFLPNHRVLPEDISTPFIEYLNPRSTIAPPYPSPLAAQLMNIDGVQSVFYGADFITVTKASDANWAHIRPEIFSLITEAITSGQKIVNIVERTDASGEDGQETSGEVDSLSYNENDSEVVGMIKELLETRIRPAIQEDGGDIEFRGFEDGNVLLKLRGACRTCDSSTVTLKNGIEGMLMHYIEEVQGVIQVMDPEEEIAAKEFAKFEEKLRAQKGEAPPSTVGKGSLDTVSG is encoded by the exons ATGACGGCAACCAAGCTTTTAAGGACGTCCATGAGCGTCCTCTGGCGCCCACGCCAGGTTAGGACGAGTGCAGTCACCTACAGCATCTGCAACCTCGCCACGCGACGAGCAGTACACTCCAGCTCCAAGCCATTATGGGCTGTGGTACCGCGGCGTCCGAAGCTACAGACACAGCAGCTGCGGGGAGGCATATCAGGCGGTGCGGACAGCCGACGAACAATCTTTATTCAGACAGAGCCTACGCCAAACTCGGATGCTTTGAAGTTCCTACCAAACCACCGCGTGCTGCCCGAAGATATTTCAACTCCATTCATCGAATATCTTAACCCGCGCTCAACGATCGCACCGCCTTACCCCTCGCCACTGGCCGCGCAGCTTATGAACATTGACGGCGTGCAGTCCGTCTTCTACGGCGCCGATTTCATAACCGTGACGAAGGCTTCTGACGCCAACTGGGCGCACATCCGACCTGAGATATTCTCCCTCATCACGGAAGCCATCACCTCGGGACAGAAGATCGTCAACATTGTGGAGCGCACCGATGCGTCAGGGGAAGATGGCCAGGAGACGAGCGGTGAGGTGGACAGTCTGAGCTACAACGAGAACGACAGTGAAGTCGTCGGAATGATCAAGGAGCTACTGGAGACGCGCATCAGGCCTGCCATCCAAGAGGATGGCGGTGATATTGAGTTCCGGGGATTCGAGGATGGTAACGTCCTACTTAAGCTCCGTGGCGCCTGCCGGACGTGCGACTCCAGCACTGTTACGCTCAAGAATGGTATTGAGGGTATGCTGATGCATTAT ATCGAGGAAGTTCAAGGAGTTATCCAGGTTATGGACCCGGAGGAGGAGATTGCTGCTAAAGAGTTTGCCAAGTTTGAGGAGAAGCTGCGTGCTCAAAAGGGCGAGGCTCCCCCTTCGACTGTTGGCAAGGGGTCCTTAGACACAGTTTCGGGCTAA
- a CDS encoding PSP1 domain-containing protein, with amino-acid sequence MSSGTLKAVPQPKPGQGHPVGGPSSQAILLEKLNRRATPDSEALASSDDDGDHRQDQNQPVVQPHKPVRRASWLNDTSQSAIRPRKDSFASSTMSPTASHPSTPSVETGASTWGNLPGQTASLSRAHTAGNSNFPWGTAIWGSERKELPSRLAEHIPSPTTAFPPGTTGSPFGNPEHGLAQTSPGPREPVANSQIPFAIPLHPTPKTYRSQSYSVGQLDPDTPTNPMMPSSTMGSRTRQLPHPGLQHRPSRPSMLSEMSNDGMLGKVKEVEDDDESSESMSGSQQQQQSAESKTIEFLTRENAMLRQQQQYHNSRLRPRASTGYGLGGNGYGMQASVPEESDYAIDELEESQDSEFARRAYGRRMSEFGVPGGTSQFRSPFSAENRKIETMKKAYWHSALGFGGLGDQPQSRRHSFADVPQRQASISSLGEHLGQEVLSQEPQSGLDFTSPYADNSAYQTNSTATYFTGGSGLQMAQQAMGPSAGYPSPYPYSMNAAISHRPTSPHRAMYGISQPNRLTPLHVVLFKCARADVFYIQEGTGLTVKAGDLVIVEADRGTDLGTVAAENVDWNEAKRLKEHYAEEQYKWLMMYSQNAGVAQDGVGAGLMAASNGGSAIGGMGPPGQHHMQEPPSSGELKPKLIKRLAQAHEIQNLRDKEGNEAKAKRVCMQKVKEHGLNMEILDAEFQVDWKKLTFYYFADSYINFNSLVTDLFKIYKTRIWMSAINPASFATPLGLQAPSGVGPGAVGLGRGGGVTGSDRRQHAQSEPVQSARGFQQQAATYTQPFSAERVAPPTATTFAPPTYFPTYAGFPGSGRAPGSMPYGNTGMVSSADAYTAAGFSQGGIDYRARMATPQSSGPGPHEEALSPLSVPADIAGPFQSLSLNSR; translated from the exons ATGAGTTCTGGTACTTTGAAGGCTGTTCCCCAGCCCAAACCTGGCCAGGGCCATCCAGTGGGAGGTCCAAGTAGCCAGGCAATCTTGTTGGAGAAGCTCAACCGGCGCGCAACACCAGACTCGGAGGCGCTCGCCAGCTCCGACGATGACGGCGATCACCGCCAAGACCAAAACCAACCAGTGGTACAACCTCACAAACCAGTCCGTCGAGCTTCATGGCTGAACGACACCAGTCAGTCTGCTATTCGACCTCGCAAGGATTCATTTGCGAGCAGCACAATGTCTCCCACCGCATCTCACCCAAGCACACCGTCTGTGGAGACCGGTGCCTCGACGTGGGGTAATCTTCCGGGGCAGACTGCAAGCCTCAGCCGTGCACACACTGCCGGAAATTCCAACTTCCCCTGGGGAACTGCCATCTGGGGCTCTGAGAGGAAGGAGTTACCGTCCAGGCTGGCAGAACATATTCCTTCACCCACGACGGCCTTCCCGCCGGGAACTACTGGTTCTCCCTTTGGGAATCCCGAGCATGGCCTTGCCCAAACATCTCCGGGTCCCAGGGAGCCGGTTGCTAATTCACAAATCCCTTTTGCGATCCCCCTACACCCTACGCCAAAGACCTATCGGTCTCAGTCGTATTCTGTAGGTCAATTGGACCCGGATACCCCGACAAACCCGATGATGCCCTCCTCTACAATGGGAAGTCGGACCCGGCAGCTGCCTCACCCTGGCCTACAGCACCGTCCTTCCCGTCCCAGTATGCTCAGTGAGATGTCGAACGATGGAATGCTCGGCAAGGTGAAGGAGgttgaggacgacgacgagagtAGCGAGTCCATGAGTGGGagccaacagcaacagcagtcaGCCGAATCTAAAACTATCGAGTTCTTGACCCGAGAGAATGCCATGTTgcggcaacaacagcaatacCACAACTCCCGTCTGAGGCCCCGGGCTTCTACAGGCTATGGACTTGGCGGCAACGGATACGGCATGCAAGCATCCGTACCCGAGGAGTCTGATTATGCAATCGATGAGCTGGAGGAGTCTCAGGACAGTGAATTTGCCAGAAGGGCTTACGGCCGTAGGATGAGTGAATTCGGTGTTCCAGGAGGCACTTCTCAGTTCCGATCGCCCTTCTCCGCAGAGAACCGCAAGATCGAGACCATGAAAAAGGCATATTGGCACAGTGCTTTAGGCTTTGGAGGTCTTGGAGACCAGCCGCAAAGCCGCAGGCATTCATTTGCCGATGTGCCCCAGAGGCAGGCGTCTATCAGCTCGCTTGGTGAGCACTTGGGACAAGAGGTGTTGTCACAAGAGCCTCAGTCCGGACTCGACTTTACGTCGCCATACGCGGATAACTCGGCCTACCAGACTAACTCTACCG CTACGTACTTTACCGGCGGTTCTGGTTTGCAGATGGCACAGCAAGCTATGGGCCCATCGGCTGGGTATCCTAGCCCGTACCCATACTCAATGAATGCTGCCATATCTCACCGACCCACGTCCCCACACCGTGCCATGTATGGTATCAGCCAGCCGAACCGCCTGACACCTTTGCATGTGGTTCTGTTCAAGTGCGCCCGAGCCGACGTCTTCTATATTCAGGAAGGCACGGGTCTCACTGTCAAGGCTGGCGACTTGGTCATTGTGGAAGCAGACCGTGGAACCGACCTGGGAACGGTTGCAGCAGAGAACGTCGACTGGAACGAGGCCAAGCGTCTGAAGGAGCACTATGCTGAGGAGCAGTATAAATGGCTCATGATGTACTCTCAGAATGCCGGCGTCGCCCAAGACGGTGTAGGCGCGGGACTTATGGCTGCGTCGAATGGCGGCAGTGCTATTGGTGGCATGGGGCCTCCTGGTCAACACCACATGCAGGAGCCTCCTAGCAGCGGCGAGCTGAAGCCGAAGCTCATCAAGCGACTCGCCCAGGCCCATGAGATCCAGAACCTGCGGGACAAAGAAGGCAATGAAGCCAAAGCAAAGAGAGTCTGCATGCAGAAGGTTAAGGAGCATGGTTTGAACATGGAGATTCTCGATGCCGAGTTCCAGGT AGACTGGAAAAAATTGACTTTTTACTACTTTGCCGACTCGTACATCAACTTCAACTCCCTCGTCACGGATCTCTTCAAGATCTACAAGACCCGCATATGGATGTCAGCCATCAACCCAGCTTCGTTTGCAACTCCGCTCGGTTTGCAAGCTCCCAGCGGCGTTGGTCCGGGAGCGGTTGGGCTCGGCCGCGGTGGCGGCGTTACCGGCTCTGATCGTCGCCAGCATGCGCAATCTGAGCCGGTTCAGAGTGCTCGCGGTTTTCAGCAACAAGCAGCAACTTATACACAGCCTTTTTCGGCTGAAAGGGTAGCCCCGCCAACTGCTACCACTTTCGCGCCTCCCACATACTTTCCAACCTACGCGGGTTTCCCTGGCTCTGGTCGCGCGCCAGGGTCCATGCCTTATGGGAATACGGGTATGGTCTCAAGTGCTGACGCGTATACCGCCGCTGGATTTTCGCAAGGTGGCATTGACTATCGTGCTCGCATGGCTACCCCACAATCATCCGGGCCCGGCCCGCATGAGGAGGCACTGTCACCTCTCTCTGTGCCAGCAGACATCGCTGGCCCATTTCAAAGCCTGTCTCTCAACTCCCGCTGA